The following coding sequences are from one Venturia canescens isolate UGA chromosome 5, ASM1945775v1, whole genome shotgun sequence window:
- the LOC122410780 gene encoding mitochondrial import inner membrane translocase subunit Tim21, which yields MASSRAMNHLLRRSSILSTNSIMCSSYCPGVPASLTRRYSSQKSLSKAEHSESGTQLQTGFAEVVKENTKSAWYMSVIVAGVGVTALMFYAILRELFSGKSPNNVYTKAVDRCMEDPKVKDALGEPIKAYGEESRRGRRGHVKHTLYEQNGVNHMRMQFYIQGSRKRGTVHLEVQENAYGKYEYRYLFIQLEDFGRNVIVLEDKRAVSGSGVQPNNFNNEPILSLS from the exons ATGGCATCATCGAGAGCCATGAACCATTTATTACGAAGATCGTCGATACTTTCTACCAACTCAATTATGTGTTCTTCCTATTGCCCTGGAGTCCCAGCAAGTTTGACTCGACGATATTCTAGTCAAAAATCGTTATCGAAAGCAGAACACAGTGAATCCGGCACTCAACTGCAAACCGGCTTTGCAGAAGTAG TCAAAGAAAACACAAAGTCAGCTTGGTACATGAGTGTAATCGTCGCTGGAGTTGGAGTTACCGCTCTAATGTTTTACGCGATACTTAGAGAACTATTCTCAGGCAAAAGTCCCAACAATGTTTATACTAAAGCTGTGGATCGTTGTATGGAGGATCCTAAAGTTAAAGATGCTTTGGGCGAACCAATCAAAGCTTATGGAGAGGAATCAAGGAGAGGTAGACGAGGCCATGTGAAGCACACATTGTACGAACAGAATGGTGTCAATCATATGAGGATGCAATTTTATATTCAAGGAAGTCGTAAGCGAGGCACTGTTCATTTGGAAGTTCAAGAG AACGCGTATGGTAAATACGAGTACAGGTATTTGTTTATCCAGTTGGAAGATTTTGGTCGCAACGTAATAGTTCTTGAGGACAAAAGAGCTGTGTCGGGGTCGGGAGTGCAACCAAACAATTTTAACAACGAGCCCATTCTCTCATTGTCGTAA
- the Tg gene encoding annulin isoform X1, with protein sequence MGNCCSCFSKFRAIFRPHDRGFDLKPVCDRPECLPKPPTSSVNGEDYGIPVLTIVSVDPCFEENGIAHRTSRYEIMNRRGGKSRLVIRRGQEFYLNLTLSRDYDATFDGLSIVFTLDGIKKPQYGHGTFIVIPLLNPGDVSEGSWQATIESIEANMIRIKIKSPGNALVGKWKIEIDSKRKNSEGAVSFAVEEAFYIIFNPWCREDVVYLDGEEGRQEYVMTDTGLIWRGSYNRLRPTVWKYSQFERDILDCALYMMNEVGKTRATSRNDPVVICRVLSAAVNSPDDMGAVMGNWSNDFGGGTPPTKWIGSMKILQEYYRTKKPVKYGQCWVFSGVLATVCRALGIPCRVVTNYSSAHDTQNSLTVDYFVDAEGKIMEELNSDSIWNFHVWNEVWMKRPDLGPEYAGWQAIDATPQELSEDAYRCGPASVVAVKNGEVLRPYDNGFLFAEVNADKVFWRYNGPTQPLKLISKDMYGIGQLISTKAVGEWKREDITHLYKFPEKSDEEREAMLKALRQSESLFSRYYLNEEFNDVMFNFELLDDIVIGEPFSVILLMKNRSSELEYRVSVILRVEVVLYTGRVGDPVKRSETERLVRPGDVEEVKLELSWEEYGPRLLNQCAFNIACLATVKDTNFEYFAQDDFRVRKPDIKIKREDEAMVGKKLEASARFANPLPIALRKGKFLIEGPGLEEQLKIKLSESVQPGEEAFCTFSMTPRLPGRATIAAKFYSKELEDVDGFVNFMVKPDDPTLDNEIS encoded by the exons ATGGGTAATTGTTGCTCGTGCTTTTCAAAATTCAGAGCTATTTTCCGACCCCACGACAGAGGCTTCGATCTTAAACCCGTTTGCGACCGGCCAGAATGCTTACCGAAACCGCCAACGAGTTCTGTCAACG GGGAAGATTATGGAATTCCGGTTCTTACGATTGTGAGTGTGGATCCGTGTTTCGAAGAAAATGGGATTGCTCATCGAACTTCGAGATACGAGATCATGAATCGGAGAGGTGGAAAGTCAAGATTGGTTATTCGCCGTGGTCAAGAGTTTTATTTGAATCTCACGCTTTCACGTGACTACGATGCCACGTTCGATGgtctttcaattgtttttacgCTCGATGGAATTAAAAAACCGCAGTACGGACATGGAACTTTTATTGTGATACCACTGCTTAATCCTGGCGATGTTTCGGAAGGATCGTGGCAAGCTACGATCGAATCTATCGAAGCGAATATGATTAGAATTAAG attAAATCACCAGGCAATGCTCTGGTGGGAAAATGGAAGATCGAGATCGACAGCAAAAGAAAGAATTCCGAGGGCGCTGTAAGCTTTGCTGTTGAAGAAGCATTCTATATCATTTTCAATCCTTGGTGCAGAG agGACGTAGTTTATCTCGATGGCGAAGAAGGACGCCAGGAGTACGTGATGACAGATACAGGATTAATTTGGCGTGGAAGTTACAACAGATTGAGGCCAACAGTTTGGAAATATTCGCAATTCGAACGGGACATATTGGATTGTGCTCTTTACATGATGAACGAAGTTGGAAAGACTCGAGCAACTTCCCGGAACGACCCAGTCGTTATTTGTCGAGTTCTGTCAGCTGCG GTAAATTCTCCGGACGACATGGGAGCAGTGATGGGCAATTGGTCGAACGACTTCGGTGGTGGTACGCCTCCAACCAAGTGGATCggatcgatgaaaattcttcaagaATATTACAGAACGAAAAAGCCTGTCAAGTATGGACAATGTTGGGTTTTCTCTGGAGTTTTAGCGACGGTTTGTCGAGCTTTGGGAATTCCGTGTCGCGTCGTTACGAATTATTCGAGTGCGCACGATACACAAAACAGTCTGACGGTCGATTATTTCGTTGACGCCGAGGGAAAAATTATGGAGGAACTAAACAGCGATTCTATCTG GAATTTTCACGTGTGGAACGAAGTTTGGATGAAAAGACCTGATTTAGGGCCCGAATATGCGGGTTGGCAAGCGATTGATGCAACGCCTCAAGAACTCAGTGAAGATGCTTATCGTTGTGGTCCAGCATCTGTAGTTGCTGTCAAAAATGGTGAAGTTCTTCGTCCTTATGACAATGGTTTCCTCTTTGCTGAGGTTAACGCTGATAAGGTTTTTTGGCGTTACAACGGACCTACGCAGCCGTTAAAATTGATCAGTAAGGACATGTACGG TATTGGCCAACTCATAAGCACGAAAGCTGTGGGAGAGTGGAAAAGAGAAGACATAACACACTTGTATAAATTTCCTGAGA AATCGGACGAGGAACGGGAAGCTATGCTAAAGGCGCTCCGTCAGAGCGAGTCTCTCTTCAGCCGTTATTACTTGAATGAAGAGTTCAACGATGTTATGTTCAACTTTGAATTGCTCGATGACATAGTAATTGGTGAACCGTTCag cgtgatattgttgatgaaaaatcgaagcaGCGAATTGGAATACCGAGTTTCGGTGATTCTGCGAGTTGAGGTGGTGCTTTACACCGGCCGCGTCGGTGATCCGGTCAAGAGATCGGAAACGGAACGTTTAGTCAGACCGGGTGACGTTGAAGAGGTGAAACTGGAACTTTCGTGGGAGGAATATGGGCCGAGATTATTGAATCAGTGCGCCTTCAACATCGCTTGCCTCGCGACCGTCAAGGACACCAACTTCGAGTATTTTGCACAGGATGACTTTCGAGTTCGAAAGCCTGACATTAAAATCAAG aGAGAAGACGAAGCAATGGTAGGAAAAAAGCTGGAGGCTTCAGCAAGATTCGCTAATCCCTTGCCGATAGCCctgagaaaaggaaaatttttgatcGAGGGCCCAGGCCTCGAGGAGCAATTGAAGATAAAATTGTCCGAAAGCGTACAGCCCGGCGAAGAAGCATTCTGCACATTCTCGATGACCCCCAGACTGCCCGGGCGAGCTACGATAGCagcgaaattttattccaagGAATTGGAGGACGTGGACGGTTTCGTGAATTTTATGGTCAAGCCTGACGATCCGACCCTCGATAACGAGATCTCTTGA
- the Tg gene encoding annulin isoform X2, which produces MFYRFYDRYRAFNDRRLRSFPFRFHWEDYGIPVLTIVSVDPCFEENGIAHRTSRYEIMNRRGGKSRLVIRRGQEFYLNLTLSRDYDATFDGLSIVFTLDGIKKPQYGHGTFIVIPLLNPGDVSEGSWQATIESIEANMIRIKIKSPGNALVGKWKIEIDSKRKNSEGAVSFAVEEAFYIIFNPWCREDVVYLDGEEGRQEYVMTDTGLIWRGSYNRLRPTVWKYSQFERDILDCALYMMNEVGKTRATSRNDPVVICRVLSAAVNSPDDMGAVMGNWSNDFGGGTPPTKWIGSMKILQEYYRTKKPVKYGQCWVFSGVLATVCRALGIPCRVVTNYSSAHDTQNSLTVDYFVDAEGKIMEELNSDSIWNFHVWNEVWMKRPDLGPEYAGWQAIDATPQELSEDAYRCGPASVVAVKNGEVLRPYDNGFLFAEVNADKVFWRYNGPTQPLKLISKDMYGIGQLISTKAVGEWKREDITHLYKFPEKSDEEREAMLKALRQSESLFSRYYLNEEFNDVMFNFELLDDIVIGEPFSVILLMKNRSSELEYRVSVILRVEVVLYTGRVGDPVKRSETERLVRPGDVEEVKLELSWEEYGPRLLNQCAFNIACLATVKDTNFEYFAQDDFRVRKPDIKIKREDEAMVGKKLEASARFANPLPIALRKGKFLIEGPGLEEQLKIKLSESVQPGEEAFCTFSMTPRLPGRATIAAKFYSKELEDVDGFVNFMVKPDDPTLDNEIS; this is translated from the exons ATGTTTTATAGATTTTACGACCGATATCGCGCTTTCAACGACCGACGACTCCGATCTTTTCCATTCAGATTTCATT GGGAAGATTATGGAATTCCGGTTCTTACGATTGTGAGTGTGGATCCGTGTTTCGAAGAAAATGGGATTGCTCATCGAACTTCGAGATACGAGATCATGAATCGGAGAGGTGGAAAGTCAAGATTGGTTATTCGCCGTGGTCAAGAGTTTTATTTGAATCTCACGCTTTCACGTGACTACGATGCCACGTTCGATGgtctttcaattgtttttacgCTCGATGGAATTAAAAAACCGCAGTACGGACATGGAACTTTTATTGTGATACCACTGCTTAATCCTGGCGATGTTTCGGAAGGATCGTGGCAAGCTACGATCGAATCTATCGAAGCGAATATGATTAGAATTAAG attAAATCACCAGGCAATGCTCTGGTGGGAAAATGGAAGATCGAGATCGACAGCAAAAGAAAGAATTCCGAGGGCGCTGTAAGCTTTGCTGTTGAAGAAGCATTCTATATCATTTTCAATCCTTGGTGCAGAG agGACGTAGTTTATCTCGATGGCGAAGAAGGACGCCAGGAGTACGTGATGACAGATACAGGATTAATTTGGCGTGGAAGTTACAACAGATTGAGGCCAACAGTTTGGAAATATTCGCAATTCGAACGGGACATATTGGATTGTGCTCTTTACATGATGAACGAAGTTGGAAAGACTCGAGCAACTTCCCGGAACGACCCAGTCGTTATTTGTCGAGTTCTGTCAGCTGCG GTAAATTCTCCGGACGACATGGGAGCAGTGATGGGCAATTGGTCGAACGACTTCGGTGGTGGTACGCCTCCAACCAAGTGGATCggatcgatgaaaattcttcaagaATATTACAGAACGAAAAAGCCTGTCAAGTATGGACAATGTTGGGTTTTCTCTGGAGTTTTAGCGACGGTTTGTCGAGCTTTGGGAATTCCGTGTCGCGTCGTTACGAATTATTCGAGTGCGCACGATACACAAAACAGTCTGACGGTCGATTATTTCGTTGACGCCGAGGGAAAAATTATGGAGGAACTAAACAGCGATTCTATCTG GAATTTTCACGTGTGGAACGAAGTTTGGATGAAAAGACCTGATTTAGGGCCCGAATATGCGGGTTGGCAAGCGATTGATGCAACGCCTCAAGAACTCAGTGAAGATGCTTATCGTTGTGGTCCAGCATCTGTAGTTGCTGTCAAAAATGGTGAAGTTCTTCGTCCTTATGACAATGGTTTCCTCTTTGCTGAGGTTAACGCTGATAAGGTTTTTTGGCGTTACAACGGACCTACGCAGCCGTTAAAATTGATCAGTAAGGACATGTACGG TATTGGCCAACTCATAAGCACGAAAGCTGTGGGAGAGTGGAAAAGAGAAGACATAACACACTTGTATAAATTTCCTGAGA AATCGGACGAGGAACGGGAAGCTATGCTAAAGGCGCTCCGTCAGAGCGAGTCTCTCTTCAGCCGTTATTACTTGAATGAAGAGTTCAACGATGTTATGTTCAACTTTGAATTGCTCGATGACATAGTAATTGGTGAACCGTTCag cgtgatattgttgatgaaaaatcgaagcaGCGAATTGGAATACCGAGTTTCGGTGATTCTGCGAGTTGAGGTGGTGCTTTACACCGGCCGCGTCGGTGATCCGGTCAAGAGATCGGAAACGGAACGTTTAGTCAGACCGGGTGACGTTGAAGAGGTGAAACTGGAACTTTCGTGGGAGGAATATGGGCCGAGATTATTGAATCAGTGCGCCTTCAACATCGCTTGCCTCGCGACCGTCAAGGACACCAACTTCGAGTATTTTGCACAGGATGACTTTCGAGTTCGAAAGCCTGACATTAAAATCAAG aGAGAAGACGAAGCAATGGTAGGAAAAAAGCTGGAGGCTTCAGCAAGATTCGCTAATCCCTTGCCGATAGCCctgagaaaaggaaaatttttgatcGAGGGCCCAGGCCTCGAGGAGCAATTGAAGATAAAATTGTCCGAAAGCGTACAGCCCGGCGAAGAAGCATTCTGCACATTCTCGATGACCCCCAGACTGCCCGGGCGAGCTACGATAGCagcgaaattttattccaagGAATTGGAGGACGTGGACGGTTTCGTGAATTTTATGGTCAAGCCTGACGATCCGACCCTCGATAACGAGATCTCTTGA